The Pseudomonas benzenivorans region CATCGCGTCATTGCTCGTGCTTCGAACCGCCTGCTGCTGGCGGCGCTCCCTGGAGCCTTAGGGAGCGTCGCCGCGGACGCTGCGATGCCTGGGCAGGCGTGGCCTATCGAATAGCCCTGCCGGCAGTTCGGCCGTCTGGACGGCTCGGGACTGAGGCTCCGAAACACCTTGTCACCCATCTGTGCGCCACTGGCATCGCACCGGATACGGTCAAAAGTGGTCAGATGAAATGGGAGCGATCCCAGGTGCCGGCCTCGGTCGGCGAGGCTCCAGCGACCGGAGGAGAGACCCATGTTCTACAAGTCCATACTCGCTGCGCTGTTCGGGCTGTCGTTGACCGGTTGTGCGGTGTACGGCGGTGGCTATGACCATGGCTACCGGGGTTACGACCCTCATTACTCCAGTCACTATTACCAGGTACAGCGCTATCCGGTGCATGTGGCGCCGCGTTATTACAGTCATGAGGTGCGCCGCTATGACAGGCGCCATTTCGATCACCGGCGGCACGATCAACGTCGCTACCTGCCGGCACCCGCAGCGCGTCACTATGGCGTCGAGAGCCGCTCAGTTCACCGTTTGGAGGGGCGCCGCGACTACCGCTCGGCGCAACCGCGGCCCGGATGGCGTGGCCAGCACTTCAAGCTGGACGAGCGCACGCCCAGATTGCAACGGCGGCATAGCGGTTCGCGCGGTGACGGGCATCGTGGTCGGCAACTGCGCCGCCACAACTAGCGCCTGAAGCCGCCACTCTCCCCTGAGGCGCGGCGGCTCGGGTCAGAGGAGCTGCGACTGCCTCCTATTCCATGCGATGTTGCGCACTTGAAACCCAGGGTTTCGCAGTGACCCAGGCGTTGTGAGCCTGTCCCTGCCGTGCGCCTCGAGCCTATCCACCGGCCCCAGGCGCTGGCCTGCCCGCGGCGGCGCGACTAGACGATTGTGTTTTTGCCCCGTGCGCCGCACCATGGCTGCCGAGTGGACCTAGGGAAGCCTCAGTTTGCAGATAGGACGGAGCGTGACGCAGCCTGCCTGGCGTTGGGGGTGGGCGATGGCCTGGCCGCTGGCGATGCTGCTCGGCACCTATGCCGTGTCGGCCGACTGGGACTTCGCCCGTATCGGCCGACTGGCCGAGCAGCTGTACGGTACTTCGCGGGACGGCCGCGAGCGGCTCGGCAGCTGGCAACGATTATTGCAGGAGCAGGTCGGTGCGACCGAGGCGGAGCAGCTCGAGGCGGTCAACCGGTTCTTCAATCTGCGCCTGCGTTTTCGCGACGATATCGAACTGTGGCGCGTCAGCGACTATTGGGCGACGCCGGTCGAGGCCTTGCACCTGGGGGCGGGTGATTGCGAGGATTTCGCCATTGCCAAGTACTTCAGCCTGCGTCAGCTCGGCGTGCCGAGCGAGAAACTGCGCATCACCTACGTCAAAGCCGTACGCCTGAACCAGGCCCATATGGTGCTTACCTATTACCCGCACCCTAGCGCTACGCCCCTGGTGCTGGACAACCTGATCGATGCCATCGAGCCGGCCAACCGCCGTACCGATCTGGTACCGGTCTATGCCTTCAATGCCGAAGGGCTGTGGCTGCCCGGCAGCGGGGGCGGCAAGAAGGTCGGAGACAGCAAGCGCTTGTCGCGTTGGCAGGATCTGTTGAAAAAGATGCAGGCCGAGGGATTTCCCTGAGACGGGCCGGAAGGAGTCGTTCATGTCACTGTTCAAGCAGCTGTTCATCGCTATCTGCGTGCTGATGCTGGTGAGTTTCACCGGCAGTTTTCTGGTCAGCGTGGAGAGCTCCCGCGAGCAACAGGTCAACCAGTTGCGTGCCCATGCCCAGGATGCGGCCACGGCTCTGGGCCTATCGCTGAGTCCACATATCAATGATGCGGCGATGGTCGAGTTGATGGTCAGCTCGATATTCGACAGCGGCTATTTCGAGAGCATCCGGGTGATCGACTCCGCCAGCGGGGAGGTG contains the following coding sequences:
- the lapG gene encoding cysteine protease LapG, which encodes MAWPLAMLLGTYAVSADWDFARIGRLAEQLYGTSRDGRERLGSWQRLLQEQVGATEAEQLEAVNRFFNLRLRFRDDIELWRVSDYWATPVEALHLGAGDCEDFAIAKYFSLRQLGVPSEKLRITYVKAVRLNQAHMVLTYYPHPSATPLVLDNLIDAIEPANRRTDLVPVYAFNAEGLWLPGSGGGKKVGDSKRLSRWQDLLKKMQAEGFP